One part of the Sphingopyxis sp. PAMC25046 genome encodes these proteins:
- a CDS encoding zincin-like metallopeptidase domain-containing protein produces MYDEVTARIVAELEAGRVPWTQPWDATDFAPGLPRNADTGRSYSGINILILWAEAVQRGFAAQGWLTFRQALAAGGQVRKGEKGTTIFYAARFTPKDGDGGSAISTEGPRGGARGGACGGEGGDTPMVPFLKRFTVFNVGQVDGLPERCTTSDSVPLPRETIPVAQRLIAATGADIRIGGNEAYYSPSGDYVALPPQQAFFQQIDYYRTALHELGHWTGHASRLGRDQTGCFGSAAYGREELCAELASAFLCAALGIRPTVRHADYVGAWLAIMRADTRAIFKAASLASKAADYLLAFAPDAAPIMAGLPESHRGAAATARGEAE; encoded by the coding sequence ATTTATGACGAGGTGACCGCGCGCATCGTCGCCGAGCTCGAAGCGGGCCGCGTTCCTTGGACGCAGCCTTGGGATGCGACCGACTTCGCTCCCGGCTTGCCGCGCAATGCCGACACGGGGCGCAGCTATTCGGGCATCAATATCCTCATATTGTGGGCCGAAGCGGTGCAGCGCGGCTTTGCCGCGCAAGGCTGGCTGACCTTCCGTCAAGCGCTCGCCGCAGGCGGTCAGGTCCGCAAGGGCGAGAAGGGCACCACGATCTTCTATGCCGCGCGTTTTACGCCGAAAGACGGAGACGGCGGCAGCGCGATCTCGACCGAAGGCCCACGAGGCGGCGCGCGCGGCGGAGCTTGCGGCGGCGAGGGCGGCGACACGCCGATGGTGCCCTTTCTCAAGCGTTTCACCGTGTTCAATGTCGGGCAGGTCGACGGGCTTCCCGAGCGCTGCACCACGTCCGATAGCGTCCCCCTTCCCCGCGAAACGATTCCGGTTGCCCAAAGGCTGATCGCCGCGACCGGCGCCGATATCCGTATCGGCGGCAACGAGGCCTATTATTCGCCATCGGGCGATTATGTCGCGCTGCCGCCGCAGCAGGCCTTCTTTCAGCAGATCGATTATTATCGTACCGCGCTCCACGAGCTTGGCCACTGGACCGGCCACGCCTCGCGGCTCGGCCGCGACCAGACCGGGTGCTTCGGCAGCGCCGCCTATGGCCGCGAGGAATTGTGCGCCGAACTCGCGAGCGCCTTTCTTTGCGCTGCGCTCGGCATTCGCCCCACCGTGCGCCACGCCGATTATGTCGGCGCGTGGCTCGCGATCATGCGCGCCGACACGCGCGCGATCTTCAAGGCCGCGAGCCTCGCTTCGAAGGCCGCCGACTATCTGCTCGCTTTCGCACCGGACGCAGCGCCGATCATGGCGGGACTGCCCGAAAGCCATCGCGGCGCGGCTGCGACCGCGCGCGGGGAGGCGGAATGA
- a CDS encoding helix-turn-helix transcriptional regulator, translating into MNEEPSPDDIGRLLAKLTPAESRCLELVPKGLTSKEIARETGFSPHTVDAYLKTAAAKLRVTKRSVAAQMLATARSREIPNLVYENSAIPNAVGFADKGASAGEGDGPGGLKHRELFNSESVNSERKPAWLEPHHPIAKFFGGENRLPLARRAAWVVALTIGIGIGFGGLVSGLLQLSRLFSSP; encoded by the coding sequence ATGAATGAAGAACCTTCCCCCGACGACATAGGCAGGCTGCTCGCAAAGCTGACGCCTGCCGAGAGCCGGTGCCTCGAATTGGTCCCCAAGGGTCTCACTTCAAAAGAGATCGCGCGAGAAACCGGCTTTTCTCCCCACACTGTCGACGCATATCTGAAAACGGCGGCCGCCAAGCTTCGCGTCACCAAGCGAAGCGTTGCTGCGCAGATGCTGGCAACCGCCAGAAGCCGCGAAATACCAAATTTGGTATATGAAAATTCGGCCATTCCGAATGCCGTGGGTTTCGCCGACAAGGGTGCGTCGGCAGGGGAAGGCGACGGACCTGGCGGCCTCAAACATCGCGAACTGTTCAATTCGGAATCGGTAAATTCCGAGCGCAAACCCGCATGGCTTGAGCCTCATCATCCGATCGCCAAATTCTTTGGAGGCGAGAACAGACTTCCATTGGCAAGGCGCGCGGCGTGGGTCGTCGCGCTGACCATAGGAATCGGGATCGGATTTGGCGGACTGGTGAGTGGTTTGCTGCAATTGTCCCGGCTTTTCTCGTCGCCATGA
- a CDS encoding ParB/RepB/Spo0J family partition protein, whose amino-acid sequence MKLDFIDLDKLSIAKTNMRHKGKDPDVADILPSIAKRGILVPLLVRPNGSDGHFEIVAGRRRFTAANAVVRDGARARPLPCAILDDGDDADALEASILENLARVAPDEVGQWEAFVSLVKSGRSAQDVADTFGFEPAAVKRILALGNLVPRIRNLYRGGEIDAATVRHLTLASKSQQTAWLALFDDREAYCPTGHQLKAWLFGGAAIAVSRALFDVAASGAAIVSDLFGEESFFADADQFWALQMAEIEARKVAYIEAGWSDVVVMAKGDWFRSWDHAHAPKRKGGRIYVEVRDNGEVSFHEGYLTAKEAARGELSASQPEPKAVRPEVTSALNAYIDLHRHAAVRADLARYGGVALRAMLAHVVAGCGHYRVDIEAQRAPKEEIAESVETAPAEAAFDKQRRAVLGVLGFDAETPTVTGAPGHRPPFAAIFARLLELPEPVVLEIVGIVMGETLMAGHEAVEAIGFYLGTDMRRHWRADTAFFGQLRDREVLLAIVGDVAGEAVASANEKEKANALKAIIADLLGGANGREQVAPWAPRWMAFPPEAYTARGGVGSVKAHARWAADLEYGFGAEIAEGVAREPDEGGEDAAEIPPLAA is encoded by the coding sequence ATGAAACTCGATTTTATCGACCTCGACAAGCTGTCGATCGCCAAGACCAATATGCGCCACAAGGGCAAGGACCCCGATGTCGCCGATATCCTCCCCAGCATCGCGAAGCGCGGCATCCTAGTGCCGCTGCTCGTGCGGCCCAATGGGAGCGATGGCCACTTCGAAATCGTCGCGGGGCGGCGGCGCTTCACCGCCGCGAACGCGGTAGTTCGCGATGGCGCTCGCGCCCGCCCGCTGCCGTGCGCGATCCTCGATGACGGCGACGACGCCGACGCGCTCGAAGCCTCGATCCTCGAAAATCTCGCGCGCGTCGCCCCCGACGAGGTCGGGCAGTGGGAGGCGTTCGTCTCCTTGGTCAAGTCGGGGCGCAGCGCGCAAGACGTAGCCGACACCTTCGGATTCGAACCGGCGGCGGTGAAGCGCATTCTCGCGCTCGGCAATCTCGTGCCGCGCATCCGCAACCTCTATCGCGGCGGCGAGATCGACGCGGCCACCGTGCGGCACCTGACCCTCGCCTCGAAAAGCCAGCAGACCGCATGGCTCGCATTGTTCGACGACCGCGAAGCCTATTGTCCGACCGGCCATCAATTGAAAGCGTGGCTGTTCGGCGGCGCCGCGATTGCCGTGTCGCGCGCGTTGTTCGACGTCGCGGCGAGCGGCGCGGCCATCGTCTCCGACCTCTTCGGCGAAGAGAGTTTCTTCGCTGACGCCGACCAATTCTGGGCGCTCCAGATGGCGGAGATCGAGGCGCGCAAGGTGGCCTATATCGAGGCCGGGTGGTCCGACGTCGTCGTCATGGCGAAAGGCGACTGGTTCCGGTCGTGGGACCATGCCCATGCACCTAAGCGCAAAGGCGGGCGCATCTATGTCGAGGTGCGCGACAATGGCGAGGTCAGCTTCCACGAGGGCTATCTCACCGCCAAGGAAGCGGCGCGCGGCGAGCTTAGTGCGAGCCAACCCGAACCCAAAGCGGTGCGCCCCGAGGTCACATCGGCGTTGAACGCCTATATCGATCTGCATCGCCATGCCGCCGTGCGCGCCGATCTCGCGCGCTACGGCGGGGTCGCGCTCCGCGCGATGCTCGCGCATGTCGTCGCGGGCTGCGGCCATTACCGCGTCGATATCGAGGCGCAGCGCGCGCCCAAGGAGGAGATCGCCGAGAGCGTCGAAACCGCGCCCGCCGAAGCCGCGTTCGACAAGCAGCGGCGCGCGGTGCTGGGCGTATTGGGCTTCGACGCCGAGACGCCGACCGTGACGGGGGCGCCGGGGCACCGGCCCCCTTTTGCGGCGATCTTTGCGCGACTTCTCGAACTTCCCGAGCCTGTGGTGCTGGAGATCGTGGGAATTGTGATGGGCGAAACGCTTATGGCGGGGCACGAGGCGGTCGAGGCGATCGGCTTTTATCTGGGGACCGACATGCGGCGTCACTGGCGCGCCGATACAGCCTTTTTCGGCCAGCTTCGCGACCGCGAAGTCCTGCTCGCCATCGTCGGCGACGTCGCGGGAGAAGCGGTCGCGAGCGCCAATGAAAAGGAGAAGGCGAATGCGCTGAAAGCGATCATCGCCGATCTTCTGGGCGGCGCGAACGGGCGCGAACAAGTCGCGCCCTGGGCGCCGCGCTGGATGGCCTTCCCGCCCGAGGCCTATACGGCGCGCGGCGGGGTCGGAAGCGTCAAGGCGCATGCGCGCTGGGCCGCCGATCTCGAATATGGGTTCGGCGCCGAGATCGCAGAAGGCGTTGCGCGGGAGCCTGACGAAGGGGGCGAGGACGCCGCCGAGATCCCGCCGCTCGCGGCGTGA
- a CDS encoding DUF736 family protein — MAAIGFVNGTIEKGFVGQLKTLSIRASIEISPNRNKGSDVQPDFRVFSEGVEIGAGWVRTGEVSGKTYVSLSLAAPEFGPRRLYANLGRAAGQDDDDTYAVIWNPAD; from the coding sequence ATGGCAGCTATCGGATTTGTGAACGGCACCATCGAGAAGGGTTTCGTGGGCCAACTCAAGACGCTCTCGATCCGGGCGAGTATCGAGATCAGCCCGAACCGCAACAAGGGGAGCGACGTCCAGCCCGATTTCCGGGTCTTTTCCGAGGGCGTCGAGATCGGCGCGGGCTGGGTCCGGACCGGCGAAGTATCGGGCAAGACCTATGTGTCGCTGAGCCTCGCCGCCCCCGAATTCGGGCCGCGCCGGCTCTATGCGAACCTCGGCCGTGCCGCCGGGCAGGACGATGACGACACCTATGCCGTGATCTGGAATCCCGCCGACTGA
- a CDS encoding DUF2958 domain-containing protein, translating to MTLIPTDLRFALNLNGHSSRIHRARETHFDPWPVVKFFSPVGAATWLASEIDGDGDTLFGLADLGFGCPELGCFSLAEIAAVRLPFGLGIERDLHFDPLAPLSLWTDAARRLGSIQLAEKALLRRKLDQLLPDPPTGPEREARGEGS from the coding sequence ATGACCCTCATTCCCACCGATCTTCGCTTCGCGCTCAATCTCAACGGCCATTCGAGCCGCATTCACCGCGCGCGCGAAACCCACTTCGATCCGTGGCCCGTCGTCAAATTCTTCTCGCCCGTAGGCGCGGCGACATGGCTCGCGAGCGAGATCGACGGCGACGGCGATACGCTGTTCGGCCTCGCCGATCTCGGTTTCGGTTGCCCCGAACTCGGCTGCTTCTCGCTCGCCGAAATTGCGGCCGTTCGGCTTCCCTTCGGTCTCGGCATCGAGCGCGATCTTCATTTCGATCCGCTCGCGCCGCTCTCGCTCTGGACAGACGCGGCACGCCGCCTCGGCTCGATCCAGCTCGCCGAAAAGGCGCTTCTGCGCCGCAAACTCGACCAGCTTCTGCCCGACCCGCCGACCGGACCCGAGAGGGAGGCGCGCGGCGAAGGCAGCTGA
- a CDS encoding helix-turn-helix domain-containing protein: MADDDDEIARARGMVRGTPYLNTEQAAAYLGVSAWRMKALRKTGKGPRYRRHSRYVRYLIDDLVLWSRSTSEVAAEADRARSRGEKRDG, from the coding sequence ATGGCCGACGACGACGATGAAATTGCAAGGGCGCGCGGCATGGTGCGGGGCACGCCCTACCTCAACACCGAACAGGCGGCCGCCTATCTCGGCGTCTCGGCCTGGCGCATGAAGGCATTGCGAAAGACCGGAAAGGGGCCGCGTTACCGCCGCCACAGCCGCTATGTCCGTTACCTCATCGACGATCTCGTCCTCTGGTCGCGCTCGACGTCGGAGGTGGCCGCGGAAGCTGACCGCGCGCGGTCGAGGGGGGAGAAGCGCGATGGCTGA
- a CDS encoding TonB-dependent receptor, with the protein MRIRTIAAVLAASTSAAALYAPAARAQQSEARYDIPAQDLAAALRRYAEISGKQVIAAEQIVAGKLSTAVRGRLTAGAALSRLLAGTGLSIDLVEGTLVARAGNGGGDAIEHIEQLDADIIVTGTRIRGTGPVGSPVAVIDRAAFEHSGRATLAELIQTIPQNFSGGPTEAVSGSTARGNAGTNLGFGSGINLRGLGSGSTLTLFDNGRPALGGGAGAFTDLSLVPSVAIESIEILTDGASAIYGSDAIAGVVNIRFRNRYEGFEARLRAGTADGDFGEVQLSQIAGAGWDGGNLTLAAEYYRRGNLPSSRRAFATEDLRPFGGPDLRSNFANPGSIVAANGQVFGIPRGQDGTRLTRADLVPGGFNRGDTRRNIDILPRQETKSLYLSAEQDLAPTISVFARALYADRRFETRRRLFGIQAQRVTSANPYYVDPIGTGQPITVYYDPAADFGPEGTRGRARAFNSSFGARADVGDWSVELSGGYGLQREHDEGVNVVHRLKLQRAAAATTTATAINLFGDGGVNDPALIDSLRGGQTRDVRYEVLSAALRADGTLFALPAGDVKAAFGAEYRRDRLRYHALIDVTSDEPVVSTIPGLPDQRAVKALYGEIVVPAFDAGAQFPGALTLSAAGRYEDYSDVGDTANPKFGARWVPLSGVTLRASYGRSFRAPYFTELVGAANALYQTLRLPDPKSPTGQTTALGLFGFRPDLGPEKARSWTAGVDLEPRFAPGLRLSATWFDIAYRDRIASANFDLQNFLVRRDIYGSLVDDAPDPALVSAYFADPSFSNPLGVTPTAIGAIVDGRTLNLSSATVRGIDFDLTFARPLAAGRVTLSLGGTRMLKIGSKVTDAAPEQNVLATLGNPVKLRLRGRAGLEFGAFDGGIAVNHVGGYRNLTVTPAEPVKSWTTFDLQLGTRIAASASGRSLRLALSINNLFDKAPPYVRFLTSNSAFGYDPEQASAIGRMAALQAVIAW; encoded by the coding sequence ATGAGAATTCGGACCATCGCCGCCGTCCTCGCGGCTTCGACGTCGGCTGCGGCGCTTTACGCCCCCGCGGCTCGCGCGCAGCAAAGCGAAGCGCGATACGACATCCCCGCGCAGGATCTCGCTGCCGCGCTTCGCCGCTACGCGGAGATTTCGGGCAAGCAGGTCATCGCCGCAGAGCAGATCGTCGCAGGCAAACTCAGCACCGCCGTCCGCGGGCGCCTCACGGCGGGCGCGGCACTATCGCGCCTGCTCGCGGGCACGGGCCTGTCGATCGATCTCGTCGAGGGGACGCTCGTCGCGCGCGCGGGAAACGGCGGCGGCGATGCCATTGAACATATTGAGCAGCTCGACGCCGACATTATCGTCACCGGCACCCGCATTCGCGGCACGGGGCCAGTGGGGTCGCCGGTCGCCGTCATCGACCGCGCCGCCTTCGAGCACAGCGGCCGCGCGACCCTCGCCGAGCTCATCCAGACGATCCCGCAGAATTTCTCGGGCGGGCCGACCGAGGCGGTCTCGGGCTCGACGGCGCGCGGCAATGCCGGAACCAACCTCGGTTTCGGTTCGGGGATCAATCTGCGCGGTCTCGGCAGCGGCTCTACGCTCACCCTCTTCGACAATGGCCGGCCGGCGCTCGGCGGGGGCGCCGGGGCGTTCACCGATCTTTCGCTCGTGCCTTCAGTCGCGATCGAAAGTATCGAGATCCTGACCGACGGCGCATCGGCGATCTACGGATCCGACGCGATCGCGGGCGTCGTGAATATCAGGTTCCGCAACCGGTACGAGGGGTTCGAGGCACGGCTGCGCGCCGGCACCGCCGATGGCGATTTCGGCGAGGTCCAGCTCAGCCAGATCGCGGGAGCGGGCTGGGACGGCGGCAATCTCACGCTCGCCGCCGAATATTATCGCCGCGGCAACCTACCTTCGTCGAGGCGGGCCTTTGCGACCGAGGATCTACGCCCGTTCGGCGGCCCCGATCTCCGCTCGAACTTCGCCAATCCGGGGTCGATCGTCGCGGCAAACGGCCAGGTCTTCGGCATCCCGCGCGGACAGGACGGAACGCGCCTCACCCGCGCCGACCTTGTTCCCGGCGGGTTCAATCGCGGCGACACGCGCCGCAACATCGACATCCTTCCGCGCCAGGAAACGAAGAGCCTCTACCTCTCGGCCGAGCAGGACCTCGCTCCCACCATCTCGGTCTTCGCGCGCGCGCTTTACGCCGACCGGCGGTTCGAGACCCGCCGCCGCCTGTTCGGCATCCAGGCGCAAAGGGTGACGAGCGCCAATCCCTATTATGTCGATCCGATCGGGACCGGCCAGCCGATCACCGTCTATTATGATCCGGCGGCCGATTTCGGACCCGAGGGGACGCGCGGCCGCGCCCGCGCTTTCAACAGCAGCTTCGGTGCGCGGGCCGATGTCGGCGACTGGTCGGTCGAGCTGTCCGGAGGCTATGGGCTCCAGCGCGAACATGACGAGGGCGTCAACGTCGTTCACCGCCTGAAGCTCCAGCGCGCCGCTGCAGCCACGACCACCGCGACTGCCATCAATCTTTTCGGCGATGGCGGGGTCAACGACCCCGCGCTGATCGACAGCCTTCGCGGCGGCCAAACGCGCGACGTCCGGTACGAGGTGCTTTCGGCCGCGCTCCGCGCCGACGGCACGCTGTTCGCGCTGCCCGCCGGGGACGTCAAGGCGGCCTTCGGCGCCGAGTATCGCCGCGACCGGCTGCGCTACCATGCGCTCATCGACGTCACATCGGACGAACCGGTCGTCTCGACGATCCCGGGTCTGCCCGACCAGCGCGCCGTGAAAGCGCTCTATGGCGAGATCGTCGTTCCGGCCTTCGATGCGGGCGCGCAGTTTCCGGGCGCCCTCACCCTCTCCGCCGCCGGACGCTATGAAGATTATTCGGATGTCGGCGATACCGCCAATCCGAAGTTCGGCGCCCGCTGGGTTCCGCTGAGCGGCGTGACGCTGCGCGCCTCCTATGGCCGCTCGTTCCGCGCGCCCTATTTCACCGAGCTCGTCGGTGCCGCCAACGCGCTTTACCAGACGCTGCGCCTCCCCGATCCCAAGTCGCCGACAGGGCAAACGACCGCCCTCGGCCTCTTCGGCTTCCGGCCCGATCTCGGCCCCGAAAAGGCGCGGAGCTGGACCGCGGGCGTCGATCTCGAACCGCGCTTCGCACCGGGTCTCAGGCTCTCGGCGACCTGGTTCGATATCGCCTATCGCGACCGAATCGCGAGCGCCAATTTCGATCTCCAGAATTTCCTCGTCCGGCGCGATATCTACGGATCGCTCGTCGACGACGCGCCCGACCCAGCGCTCGTGTCGGCCTATTTCGCCGATCCGAGCTTCTCCAATCCGCTCGGGGTCACGCCGACCGCGATCGGCGCGATCGTCGACGGACGGACGCTGAACCTTTCGAGCGCCACCGTCCGGGGCATCGATTTCGACCTCACCTTCGCCCGCCCCCTTGCCGCCGGCCGGGTTACGCTGTCGCTCGGGGGAACGCGCATGCTCAAGATCGGCAGCAAGGTGACCGATGCGGCGCCCGAGCAGAACGTCCTCGCGACGCTCGGGAATCCGGTCAAGCTGCGGCTGCGCGGACGCGCGGGCCTGGAGTTCGGCGCTTTCGACGGCGGCATCGCCGTCAATCATGTCGGGGGCTATCGCAACCTCACCGTGACCCCCGCCGAGCCCGTGAAGAGCTGGACGACGTTCGACCTGCAGCTTGGCACGCGGATCGCGGCGAGTGCGAGCGGGCGCAGTCTCCGGCTTGCGCTCAGCATCAACAATCTATTCGACAAGGCGCCGCCCTATGTGCGCTTCCTGACCAGCAATTCGGCTTTCGGTTACGACCCCGAGCAGGCCAGCGCCATCGGCCGCATGGCCGCGCTGCAGGCGGTGATCGCATGGTGA
- a CDS encoding FecR domain-containing protein, with protein sequence MSRESEAGHWYARMHGPDAESSRAAFEAWRRDPANAAAYGAYEDDWKLIGRIAPAPRARSRSEREAARFAPGGTRWALATAAAMIVALLFAWKIDRRAETPQIASGPMLPGQLRLADGTTVALMDGAWTEPHYSKSERRLVVHGGRARFDVAHDARRPFIVVAGNSEIRALGTIFEVDTRAAAPRVTLIRGAVEVRLAGTSDAIRLSPGESAEVLAAGPRRLPEMISPVSATLIDADKLPLGVVIDRANRANAVPIRLADPALASLELSGRFDLANSAALARKLAAALDLAVEVQPHDIVLKAPPQKRGE encoded by the coding sequence GTGAGCCGCGAGAGCGAGGCGGGACATTGGTACGCCCGGATGCACGGGCCCGACGCCGAGTCCAGCCGCGCGGCGTTCGAGGCGTGGCGGCGCGACCCCGCCAACGCCGCCGCTTATGGCGCCTACGAGGATGACTGGAAACTGATCGGCCGCATCGCGCCGGCGCCGCGCGCGCGCAGCCGCAGCGAACGCGAAGCCGCGCGTTTCGCACCCGGCGGTACGCGCTGGGCGCTCGCCACCGCGGCGGCGATGATCGTCGCGCTCCTCTTCGCCTGGAAGATCGACCGTCGCGCCGAAACGCCGCAGATCGCGAGTGGGCCGATGCTGCCCGGCCAGCTCCGTCTCGCCGACGGCACCACGGTCGCGCTGATGGACGGCGCCTGGACCGAGCCGCACTATTCAAAGAGCGAACGGCGCCTCGTCGTCCACGGCGGCCGCGCGCGCTTCGATGTCGCGCATGACGCGAGGCGCCCTTTCATCGTCGTCGCGGGCAATAGCGAGATCCGGGCGCTCGGCACGATCTTCGAGGTCGACACCCGCGCCGCTGCGCCGCGCGTCACGCTCATCCGCGGCGCCGTCGAGGTTCGTCTCGCCGGGACGTCCGATGCGATCCGGCTTTCTCCCGGCGAAAGCGCCGAAGTTCTCGCCGCCGGCCCCCGCCGCCTGCCCGAGATGATATCGCCCGTCTCGGCGACCCTGATCGACGCCGACAAGCTCCCGCTCGGCGTCGTGATCGACCGCGCGAACCGGGCGAACGCGGTCCCGATCCGGCTCGCCGATCCGGCGCTGGCGTCGCTCGAACTCAGCGGCCGCTTCGATCTCGCGAATAGTGCGGCGCTCGCGCGCAAGCTTGCCGCCGCGCTCGATCTCGCGGTCGAGGTGCAGCCCCATGACATCGTCCTGAAGGCGCCTCCACAAAAACGGGGGGAATAG
- a CDS encoding sigma-70 family RNA polymerase sigma factor, translated as MDYDDSDSEDRRGIAAADPLPPDDWHGHGRTARAAAAYAAHEPELTRFFRRRAASQDVGDLVQELFRRFVSGRFSAPLPAEETRPYLFDSARNLLAERARRDDRRRTAAHVEYDDSETADHCPHERLEMRDELARVERAISKLKPRTRDIFLMHRFEGLSYEEIGAEMGMTAKGVEKQMAKAFIAIRRARSGRR; from the coding sequence ATGGACTATGACGACAGCGACAGCGAGGACCGGCGCGGCATAGCCGCCGCCGATCCCCTGCCGCCCGACGACTGGCACGGACACGGTCGCACCGCGCGCGCCGCGGCCGCCTATGCGGCGCATGAGCCCGAGCTCACGCGCTTCTTCCGCCGCCGCGCCGCGAGCCAGGACGTCGGCGATCTCGTGCAGGAGCTATTCCGCCGCTTCGTCTCGGGCCGCTTCTCCGCGCCGCTTCCCGCCGAGGAGACAAGACCCTATCTGTTCGACAGCGCGCGCAATCTGCTCGCCGAGCGGGCGCGGCGCGACGACCGCCGCCGCACCGCCGCCCATGTGGAATATGACGACTCCGAGACCGCCGACCATTGCCCGCACGAGCGGCTCGAGATGCGCGACGAACTTGCGCGCGTCGAACGCGCCATTTCGAAGCTGAAACCCAGGACGCGAGACATATTCCTGATGCACAGGTTCGAGGGACTGAGTTATGAGGAGATCGGCGCGGAGATGGGAATGACGGCAAAGGGCGTGGAAAAGCAGATGGCGAAGGCGTTCATCGCGATCCGCCGCGCGCGCTCGGGGCGCCGGTGA